A region from the Falco rusticolus isolate bFalRus1 chromosome 4, bFalRus1.pri, whole genome shotgun sequence genome encodes:
- the COPS3 gene encoding COP9 signalosome complex subunit 3 isoform X4 produces MQMNTNQLTSIHADLCQLCLLAKCFKPALPYLDVDMMDICKENGAYDAKHFLCYYYYGGMIYTGLKNFERALYFYEQAITTPAMAVSHIMLESYKKYILVSLILLGKVQQLPKYTSQIVGRFIKPLSNAYHELAQVYSTNKPSELRNLVNKHSETFTRDNNMGLVKQCLSSLYKKNIQRLTKTFLTLSLQDMASRVQLSGPQEAEKYVLHMIEDGEIFASINQKDGMVCFHDNPEKYNNPAMLHNIDQEMLKCIELDERLKAMDQEITVNPQFVQKSMGSQEDDSGTKPSSYS; encoded by the exons ATGCAGATGAACACAAACCAGCTGACCTCAATACATGCAGATCTCTGCCAG cTCTGTTTGTTAGCAAAATGCTTTAAACCTGCCCTCCCGTATCTAGATGTGGACATGATGGATATTTGTAAAGAGAATGGGGCATATGATGCGAAGCACTTTTTATGTTACTACTACTATGGTGGGATGATATACACTGGGCTAAAGAACTTTGAAAGAGCACTCTACTTTTATGAACAG GCAATAACTACTCCAGCCATGGCAGTCAGTCATATTATGTTGGAATCGTATAAAAAGTATATTCTAGTTTCTTTGATACTACTTGGCAAAGTTCAGCAGCTACCAAAATATACTTCCCAGATAGTTGGTAGATTCATTAAG CCCCTTAGCAATGCTTACCATGAATTAGCGCAAGTTTATTCAACCAATAAACCCTCGGAGCTTCGAAATCTCGTGAACAAACACAGTGAAACATTCACAAGGGATAACAATATGGGGCTGGTTAAGCAATGCTTGTCATCTCTCTACAAAAAGAATATTCAGAGGCTAACCAAG aCTTTTTTAACATTGTCGTTACAAGACATGGCAAGTCGAGTGCAGTTGTCAGGGCcccaagaagcagaaaaatacgTCCTCCACATG ATAGAAGATGGTGAAATCTTTGCAAGTATTAATCAGAAAGATGGTATGGTCTGTTTCCATGATAATCCTGAAAAATATAACAATCCTGCTATGCTTCATAACATTGATCAGGAG atgctgAAATGTATAGAGCTTGATGAACGACTGAAAGCCATGGATCAAGAGATCACTGTGAACCCTCAGTTTGTGCAGAAG AGTATGGGCTCTCAAGAAGATGACTCAGGGACCAAACCATCCAGTTATTCTTGA
- the COPS3 gene encoding COP9 signalosome complex subunit 3 isoform X3 — MPSIPDFETLFSQVQLFISTCNGEHIRYATDTFAGLCHQLTNALVERKQPLRGISILRQAIDKMQMNTNQLTSIHADLCQLCLLAKCFKPALPYLDVDMMDICKENGAYDAKHFLCYYYYGGMIYTGLKNFERALYFYEQAITTPAMAVSHIMLESYKKYILVSLILLGKVQQLPKYTSQIVGRFIKPLSNAYHELAQVYSTNKPSELRNLVNKHSETFTRDNNMGLVKQCLSSLYKKNIQRLTKTFLTLSLQDMASRVQLSGPQEAEKYVLHMIEDGEIFASINQKDGMVCFHDNPEKYNNPAMLHNIDQEMLKCIELDERLKAMDQEITVNPQFVQKSMGSQEDDSGTKPSSYS; from the exons ATGCCCAGCATCCCTGACTTCGAAACGTTATTCTCACAGGTGCAGCTTTTTATCAGCACTTGCAACGGGGAACACATTAGATATGCAACAGACACTT TTGCTGGCCTGTGCCACCAGTTAACAAATGCCCTTGTGGAGAGAAAACAG CCCCTGCGAGGAATTAGCATTCTCAGACAAGCCATAGACAAGATGCAGATGAACACAAACCAGCTGACCTCAATACATGCAGATCTCTGCCAG cTCTGTTTGTTAGCAAAATGCTTTAAACCTGCCCTCCCGTATCTAGATGTGGACATGATGGATATTTGTAAAGAGAATGGGGCATATGATGCGAAGCACTTTTTATGTTACTACTACTATGGTGGGATGATATACACTGGGCTAAAGAACTTTGAAAGAGCACTCTACTTTTATGAACAG GCAATAACTACTCCAGCCATGGCAGTCAGTCATATTATGTTGGAATCGTATAAAAAGTATATTCTAGTTTCTTTGATACTACTTGGCAAAGTTCAGCAGCTACCAAAATATACTTCCCAGATAGTTGGTAGATTCATTAAG CCCCTTAGCAATGCTTACCATGAATTAGCGCAAGTTTATTCAACCAATAAACCCTCGGAGCTTCGAAATCTCGTGAACAAACACAGTGAAACATTCACAAGGGATAACAATATGGGGCTGGTTAAGCAATGCTTGTCATCTCTCTACAAAAAGAATATTCAGAGGCTAACCAAG aCTTTTTTAACATTGTCGTTACAAGACATGGCAAGTCGAGTGCAGTTGTCAGGGCcccaagaagcagaaaaatacgTCCTCCACATG ATAGAAGATGGTGAAATCTTTGCAAGTATTAATCAGAAAGATGGTATGGTCTGTTTCCATGATAATCCTGAAAAATATAACAATCCTGCTATGCTTCATAACATTGATCAGGAG atgctgAAATGTATAGAGCTTGATGAACGACTGAAAGCCATGGATCAAGAGATCACTGTGAACCCTCAGTTTGTGCAGAAG AGTATGGGCTCTCAAGAAGATGACTCAGGGACCAAACCATCCAGTTATTCTTGA
- the COPS3 gene encoding COP9 signalosome complex subunit 3 isoform X2, with the protein MASALEQFVNSVRQLSAQGQMTQLCELINKSGELLAKNLSHLDTVLGALDVQEHSLGVLAVLFVKFSMPSIPDFETLFSQVQLFISTCNGEHIRYATDTFAGLCHQLTNALVERKQPLRGISILRQAIDKMQMNTNQLTSIHADLCQLCLLAKCFKPALPYLDVDMMDICKENGAYDAKHFLCYYYYGGMIYTGLKNFERALYFYEQAITTPAMAVSHIMLESYKKYILVSLILLGKVQQLPKYTSQIVGRFIKTFLTLSLQDMASRVQLSGPQEAEKYVLHMIEDGEIFASINQKDGMVCFHDNPEKYNNPAMLHNIDQEMLKCIELDERLKAMDQEITVNPQFVQKSMGSQEDDSGTKPSSYS; encoded by the exons ATGGCGTCGGCCCTGGAGCAGTTCGTCAACAGCGTCCGGCAGCTCTCGGCCCAAG ggCAAATGACCCAGCTTTGTGAACTGATCAATAAAAGCGGAGAACTGCTAGCAAAAAATCTTTCCCATCTGGATACGGTGCTTGGTGCCCTGGATGTGCAGGAACACTCATTAGGTGTTCTTGCTGTCTT gTTTGTCAAGTTTTCTATGCCCAGCATCCCTGACTTCGAAACGTTATTCTCACAGGTGCAGCTTTTTATCAGCACTTGCAACGGGGAACACATTAGATATGCAACAGACACTT TTGCTGGCCTGTGCCACCAGTTAACAAATGCCCTTGTGGAGAGAAAACAG CCCCTGCGAGGAATTAGCATTCTCAGACAAGCCATAGACAAGATGCAGATGAACACAAACCAGCTGACCTCAATACATGCAGATCTCTGCCAG cTCTGTTTGTTAGCAAAATGCTTTAAACCTGCCCTCCCGTATCTAGATGTGGACATGATGGATATTTGTAAAGAGAATGGGGCATATGATGCGAAGCACTTTTTATGTTACTACTACTATGGTGGGATGATATACACTGGGCTAAAGAACTTTGAAAGAGCACTCTACTTTTATGAACAG GCAATAACTACTCCAGCCATGGCAGTCAGTCATATTATGTTGGAATCGTATAAAAAGTATATTCTAGTTTCTTTGATACTACTTGGCAAAGTTCAGCAGCTACCAAAATATACTTCCCAGATAGTTGGTAGATTCATTAAG aCTTTTTTAACATTGTCGTTACAAGACATGGCAAGTCGAGTGCAGTTGTCAGGGCcccaagaagcagaaaaatacgTCCTCCACATG ATAGAAGATGGTGAAATCTTTGCAAGTATTAATCAGAAAGATGGTATGGTCTGTTTCCATGATAATCCTGAAAAATATAACAATCCTGCTATGCTTCATAACATTGATCAGGAG atgctgAAATGTATAGAGCTTGATGAACGACTGAAAGCCATGGATCAAGAGATCACTGTGAACCCTCAGTTTGTGCAGAAG AGTATGGGCTCTCAAGAAGATGACTCAGGGACCAAACCATCCAGTTATTCTTGA
- the COPS3 gene encoding COP9 signalosome complex subunit 3 isoform X1, with translation MASALEQFVNSVRQLSAQGQMTQLCELINKSGELLAKNLSHLDTVLGALDVQEHSLGVLAVLFVKFSMPSIPDFETLFSQVQLFISTCNGEHIRYATDTFAGLCHQLTNALVERKQPLRGISILRQAIDKMQMNTNQLTSIHADLCQLCLLAKCFKPALPYLDVDMMDICKENGAYDAKHFLCYYYYGGMIYTGLKNFERALYFYEQAITTPAMAVSHIMLESYKKYILVSLILLGKVQQLPKYTSQIVGRFIKPLSNAYHELAQVYSTNKPSELRNLVNKHSETFTRDNNMGLVKQCLSSLYKKNIQRLTKTFLTLSLQDMASRVQLSGPQEAEKYVLHMIEDGEIFASINQKDGMVCFHDNPEKYNNPAMLHNIDQEMLKCIELDERLKAMDQEITVNPQFVQKSMGSQEDDSGTKPSSYS, from the exons ATGGCGTCGGCCCTGGAGCAGTTCGTCAACAGCGTCCGGCAGCTCTCGGCCCAAG ggCAAATGACCCAGCTTTGTGAACTGATCAATAAAAGCGGAGAACTGCTAGCAAAAAATCTTTCCCATCTGGATACGGTGCTTGGTGCCCTGGATGTGCAGGAACACTCATTAGGTGTTCTTGCTGTCTT gTTTGTCAAGTTTTCTATGCCCAGCATCCCTGACTTCGAAACGTTATTCTCACAGGTGCAGCTTTTTATCAGCACTTGCAACGGGGAACACATTAGATATGCAACAGACACTT TTGCTGGCCTGTGCCACCAGTTAACAAATGCCCTTGTGGAGAGAAAACAG CCCCTGCGAGGAATTAGCATTCTCAGACAAGCCATAGACAAGATGCAGATGAACACAAACCAGCTGACCTCAATACATGCAGATCTCTGCCAG cTCTGTTTGTTAGCAAAATGCTTTAAACCTGCCCTCCCGTATCTAGATGTGGACATGATGGATATTTGTAAAGAGAATGGGGCATATGATGCGAAGCACTTTTTATGTTACTACTACTATGGTGGGATGATATACACTGGGCTAAAGAACTTTGAAAGAGCACTCTACTTTTATGAACAG GCAATAACTACTCCAGCCATGGCAGTCAGTCATATTATGTTGGAATCGTATAAAAAGTATATTCTAGTTTCTTTGATACTACTTGGCAAAGTTCAGCAGCTACCAAAATATACTTCCCAGATAGTTGGTAGATTCATTAAG CCCCTTAGCAATGCTTACCATGAATTAGCGCAAGTTTATTCAACCAATAAACCCTCGGAGCTTCGAAATCTCGTGAACAAACACAGTGAAACATTCACAAGGGATAACAATATGGGGCTGGTTAAGCAATGCTTGTCATCTCTCTACAAAAAGAATATTCAGAGGCTAACCAAG aCTTTTTTAACATTGTCGTTACAAGACATGGCAAGTCGAGTGCAGTTGTCAGGGCcccaagaagcagaaaaatacgTCCTCCACATG ATAGAAGATGGTGAAATCTTTGCAAGTATTAATCAGAAAGATGGTATGGTCTGTTTCCATGATAATCCTGAAAAATATAACAATCCTGCTATGCTTCATAACATTGATCAGGAG atgctgAAATGTATAGAGCTTGATGAACGACTGAAAGCCATGGATCAAGAGATCACTGTGAACCCTCAGTTTGTGCAGAAG AGTATGGGCTCTCAAGAAGATGACTCAGGGACCAAACCATCCAGTTATTCTTGA
- the NT5M gene encoding 5'(3')-deoxyribonucleotidase, mitochondrial, with protein MILLSSFLHLRPRRCGPWAGLGRGLGPTAGSRRALRVLVDMDGVLADFEGGFLKKFRARYPDKPYIALEDRRGFWVSEQYGRLGPELSEKAISIWESKNFFIELDPLPGAVEAVKQMANLADTDVFICTSPIKKYRYCPYEKYAWVEKHFGPEFLEQIVLTRDKTVVSADLLIDDRPDITGAELNPSWEHVLFTACHNKHLQLKPPSRRLQSWTDDWKAILDSKRLPPGQAT; from the exons ATGATTTTGCTGAGCAGCTTCTTGCACCTGCGGCCTCGGCGCTGCggcccctgggcagggctgggcagggggctcggCCCCACAGCGGGGTCCCGCAGGGCTCTGCGGGTGCTGGTGGACATGGACGGGGTGCTGGCCGACTTCGAGGGAGGCTTCCTCAAGAAGTTCAGGGCCAGGTACCCCGACAAGCCCTACATTGCCCTGGAGGACCGGAGGGGCTTCTGGGTGTCGGAGCAATACGGGCGCCTGGGACCTGAGCTGAGT GAGAAAGCCATCAGCATCTGGGAATCCAAGAACTTCTTCATCGAGCTGGACCCACTCCCCGGAGCTGTGGAAGCTGTAAAGCAAATGGCAAATTTGGCAGA CACCGACGTGTTCATCTGCACAAGCCCAATCAAGAAGTACCGCTACTGCCCTTACGAGAAG TACGCCTGGGTGGAGAAGCACTTCGGCCCCGAGTTTCTTGAGCAGATCGTTTTGACGCGAGACAAGACGGTGGTTTCTGCTGACCTGCTTATAGACGATAGACCTGATATAACAG GGGCTGAGCTGAACCCCAGCTGGGAGCATGTGCTCTTCACGGCCTGCCACAACAAGCACCTGCAGCTGAAGCCTCCCAGCCGCCGGCTGCAGTCCTGGACCGACGACTGGAAGGCCATTCTGGACAGCAAACGCCTGCCACCTGGCCAGGCCACCTAA